Proteins encoded together in one Acanthopagrus latus isolate v.2019 chromosome 19, fAcaLat1.1, whole genome shotgun sequence window:
- the mynn gene encoding myoneurin, which produces MAHVTNHGRLLLQRLHQQREMDFLCDITIMVRDVEFRAHRNILAAFSKYFSSQAEKGQDVTTLDPDKVSRYALEKLLEFIYTGQMNLSSTRQAAVRRAAVFLGITEATKYLEEAMTPWSELGETSQSEADKEGGLSPPSPGSPGSPSSPIPLSIVSVTGDWHKEGKGGEEQGDEAKGVDMEEGARSDDEYTPITLKSVGRGQGRKRGRKPKSFSGERAEPSSSADATPKTRGRGRGRGRGRGRGRGGVTSVDVLMEDSDTSLKDFGDTSADWSPSQDDETPVKKPRLSSGEGRRGRGRGRGRGRGRGRVRAVEPAEDSDLEGADDDEGDGEVGELSDVSGMDELTLSCTECNKLFKDASSLHRHEKIHKGLKPFVCIFCSKSFRQATQLKTHLRIHTGEKPFTCTDCDKCFAQKCQLVAHRRMHHGEEKPYTCERCGFKFATSSNYKIHIRLHSGEKPYVCDICGQAFAQSSTLTYHKRRHTGEKPYQCDLCGMSFSVSSSLIAHARKHTGETPYKCSQPQCNSSFVTSSELKKHMRRLHPDGNSGVQCLLCGNRFASVKNMIKHQEKAHADEVRQHKERARAVVLLASSHPVAFVQSKLSQENKGMASIPEGEPPNPEPATPNPKATAPSAAATTDADPDAVTDAANTQTIIQDFKGEPTHPTISTPDQVTFEPDQEQTINSDTLHALVEQLRPPPSPAQSLEQIVIIRTVDNAEANPPQQ; this is translated from the exons ATGGCTCATGTCACCAATCACGGGAGGCTGCTCCTGCAGCGCTTACATCAGCAGCGGGAGATGGACTTCTTGTGTGATATCACCATAATGGTGAGAGACGTGGAGTTCAGAGCCCACCGCAACATCCTGGCTGCGTTCAGCAAGTACTTCTCCTCCCAGGCTGAGAAGGGTCAGGATGTCACAACGCTGGACCCTGATAAGGTCAGCCGGTACGCTCTGGAGAAGCTCCTGGAGTTTATCTACACCGGACAGATGAACCTCAGCAG TACCAGACAAGCAGCTGTGCGTCGAGCGGCTGTGTTCCTGGGAATCACTGAGGCAACAAAGTACCTGGAAGAAGCCATGACCCCCTGGTCCGAGCTGGGCGAAACGTCCCAGTCTGAGGCCGATAAAGAAGGCGgcctctctcctcccagtcCAGGTTCTCCTGGCAGCCCCAGCTCACCTATCCCCCTGTCCATTGTGTCTGTAACAGGTGACTGGCACAAGGAGGGGAAGGGTGGTGAAGAGCAGGGCGACGAGGCCAAAGGTGTGGATATGGAAGAGGGAGCCAGAAGTGATGATGAGTACACCCCCATTACACTGAAGAGTGTTGGAAGAGgacaggggaggaagagaggcaggAAGCCCAAGAGTTTCAGTGGCGAGCGGGCGGAGCCAAGCAGCTCGGCTGACGCCACCCCCAAAAccagggggagggggagaggcagagggagaggcagggggagagggagaggcggTGTGACGAGTGTCGACGTGCTCATGGAAGATTCTGACACCAGCCTGAAAGACTTCGGGGACACGTCTGCAGACTGGAGTCCCTCACAGGACGACGAAACTCCAGTCAAGAAACCCCGACTGAGCAGCGGAGAGGGCCGGAGAGGACGAGgccgggggagggggagaggccGGGGGCGAGGCAGGGTGAGAGCCGTGGAGCCAGCGGAGGACAGCGACTTAGAAGGGGCAGACGATGACGAGGGTGACGGTGAGGTTGGGGAATTATCGGATGTCTCGGGAATGGACGAGCTGACGCTGTCGTGCACCGAGTGCAACAAACTGTTTAAAGATGCGAGCAGCCTGCACAGACACGAGAAGATCCACAAAGGGCTGAAGCCGTTCGTCTGCATCTTCTGCTCTAAAAGCTTCAGACAGGCCACCCAGCTGAAGACTCACCTGCGCATACACACAG gcGAGAAGCCGTTCACCTGCACCGACTGCGACAAGTGTTTTGCTCAGAAGTGTCAGCTGGTCGCTCACCGCAGGATGCACCACGGAGAGGAGAAGCCTTACACCTGTGAGCGCTGCGGCTTCAAGTTCGCTACCTCGTCCAACTATAAGATCCACATCAG ACTACACAGCGGGGAGAAACCGTACGTCTGTGACATCTGCGGTCAGGCTTTTGCTCAGTCCAGCACGCTGACCTATCACAAGCGACGACACACCGGAGAGAAACCGTACCAGTGCGATCTGTGCGGCATGtcgttctctgtctcctcttctctcatCGCTCACGCACGAAAACACACAG gtGAGACGCCGTACAAATGCTCGCAGCCGCAGTGTAACTCAAGTTTCGTGACGTCTTCCGAACTGAAGAAACACATGAGACGACTTCACCCAG atgGTAACAGTGGTGTGCAGTGTCTGCTGTGTGGAAACCGGTTCGCCAGTGTGAAGAACATGATCAAACACCAGGAGAAGGCTCACGCTGACGAAGTACGGCAACACAAGGAGAGAGCCAGAGCAG tCGTCCTCCTGGCGTCCAGTCATCCTGTGGCTTTTGTCCAGAGCAAACTCTCGCAGGAAAACAAAGGAATGGCTTCCATCCCCGAAGGAGAGCCACCCAACCCTGAACCCGCCACCCCCAACCCCAAAGCCACAGCACCATCTGCAGCCGCCACCACTGACGCTGACCCTGATGCTGTTACTGATGCTGCCAACACCCAAACCATCATCCAGGACTTCAAGGGGGAGCCCACTCACCCCACCATCAGCACCCCCGACCAGGTGACCTTCGAGCCCGACCAGGAGCAGACCATCAACTCAGACACCCTCCACGCTCTGGTGGAGCAGCTACGGCCGCCACCCTCCCCCGCCCAGAGCCTGGAGCAGATCGTCATCATCAGGACGGTGGACAACGCCGAAGCTAACCCTCCTCAGCAGTGA
- the lrrc34 gene encoding leucine-rich repeat-containing protein 34 isoform X1, translating to MASENISEFYAAVCAEHGIKLNPHIVDVLEKTAVTENVTLKLAGNNRLRRVQRLDDKDVLALSKCLRNNTRVTAGLDVRYNNITDDGAGHLADLLQEDSSALLSLNLMFNNIQTNGADVLAKSLQYNSTLLSLGLSGNKIENRGAMHLASMLQVNNTLKELQLADCDLATQSVIAFAIMLKSNSSLHSVDISRPLLFSHQEEWAVHFSEMLVLNSSLVELHLGKMGMTDTGMERLTEGLLLNHSLRYLDLRCNRVTRDGLSLLAKVLKHNPTLEVIDLSSNRIEDEGAVYLSEAVAWPGCVLRELSVSSNNIRTEGLLSLAQAMKVNKTLSHIYIWGNHLEEPVCQAFGELMTSGRLPPEQTDVSAYEVDGQVFLAELTHSLRRHYYSTDSDGTDTSNHR from the exons ATGGCTAGCGAAAACATCTCGGAGTTTTACGCTGCTGTCTGCGCAGAACATGGGATTAAATTAAATCCTCACATTGTAGACGTGTTGGAGAAGACGGCAGTAACGGA AAATGTCACTTTAAAACTGGCAGGAAACAACCGACTGAGACGCGTACAGCGACTTGATGACAAAGACGTCCTCGCTCTCTCAAAATGTCTGAGAAACAACACACGTGTGACAG CAGGTCTTGATGTCAGGTACAACAACATAACAGATGACGGGGCTGGACATCTGGCTGACCTCTTACAG GAGGACAGCTCAGCTTTGCTCTCTCTGAACCTGATGTTCAACAACATCCAGACAAATGGAGCTGACGTTCTCGCCAAGAGTCTGCAG TATAACAGCACCTTGCTCTCTCTCGGACTGTCAGGGAATAAGATTGAGAACAGAGGAGCCATGCACCTGGCCAGCATGCTGCAGGTGAACAACACcctgaaggagctgcagctggctgaCTGCGacctg gccaCTCAGAGTGTGATAGCGTTCGCCATCATGTTGAAGAGCAACAGCAGTCTTCACTCTGTAGACATCAGCCGGCCGCTGCTCTTCAGCCACCAg gaggagtGGGCGGTGCACTTCTCTGAGATGCTGGTGCTGAACAGCAGCCTGGTGGAGCTCCACCTGGGGAAGATGGGGATGACCGACACCGGGATGGAGAGGCTGACTGAAGGCCTGCTGCTCAACCACAGCCTGCGCTACCTGGACCTGCGCTG tAACCGTGTGACTCGTGACGGCTTGAGTCTTCTCGCCAAGGTGCTGAAGCACAACCCGACCCTGGAGGTCATTGATCTGTCGTCCAATCGGATTGAAGATGAAGGTGCTGTGTACCTGAGCGAGGCTGTGGCCTGGCCAGGCTGCGTCCTGAGAGA gcTGTCTGTCAGCAGTAACAACATCAGGACGGAGGGTCTGCTGTCTCTGGCTCAGGCCATGAAAGTTAACAAAACTCTGAGCCACATCTACATCTGGGGAAACCACCTGGAAGAGCCCGTCTGTCAG GCCTTCGGAGAGCTGATGACCAGCGGCCGTCTGcctccagagcagacagacgtCAGCGCCTACGAGGTGGACGGTCAGGTGTTTCTCGCTGAGCTCACCCACAGTTTGAGGAGACACTATTACAGTACAGACAGCGACGGTACAGACACATCCAACCATCGctaa
- the lrrc34 gene encoding leucine-rich repeat-containing protein 34 isoform X2 encodes MASENISEFYAAVCAEHGIKLNPHIVDVLEKTAVTENVTLKLAGNNRLRRVQRLDDKDVLALSKCLRNNTRVTGLDVRYNNITDDGAGHLADLLQEDSSALLSLNLMFNNIQTNGADVLAKSLQYNSTLLSLGLSGNKIENRGAMHLASMLQVNNTLKELQLADCDLATQSVIAFAIMLKSNSSLHSVDISRPLLFSHQEEWAVHFSEMLVLNSSLVELHLGKMGMTDTGMERLTEGLLLNHSLRYLDLRCNRVTRDGLSLLAKVLKHNPTLEVIDLSSNRIEDEGAVYLSEAVAWPGCVLRELSVSSNNIRTEGLLSLAQAMKVNKTLSHIYIWGNHLEEPVCQAFGELMTSGRLPPEQTDVSAYEVDGQVFLAELTHSLRRHYYSTDSDGTDTSNHR; translated from the exons ATGGCTAGCGAAAACATCTCGGAGTTTTACGCTGCTGTCTGCGCAGAACATGGGATTAAATTAAATCCTCACATTGTAGACGTGTTGGAGAAGACGGCAGTAACGGA AAATGTCACTTTAAAACTGGCAGGAAACAACCGACTGAGACGCGTACAGCGACTTGATGACAAAGACGTCCTCGCTCTCTCAAAATGTCTGAGAAACAACACACGTGTGACAG GTCTTGATGTCAGGTACAACAACATAACAGATGACGGGGCTGGACATCTGGCTGACCTCTTACAG GAGGACAGCTCAGCTTTGCTCTCTCTGAACCTGATGTTCAACAACATCCAGACAAATGGAGCTGACGTTCTCGCCAAGAGTCTGCAG TATAACAGCACCTTGCTCTCTCTCGGACTGTCAGGGAATAAGATTGAGAACAGAGGAGCCATGCACCTGGCCAGCATGCTGCAGGTGAACAACACcctgaaggagctgcagctggctgaCTGCGacctg gccaCTCAGAGTGTGATAGCGTTCGCCATCATGTTGAAGAGCAACAGCAGTCTTCACTCTGTAGACATCAGCCGGCCGCTGCTCTTCAGCCACCAg gaggagtGGGCGGTGCACTTCTCTGAGATGCTGGTGCTGAACAGCAGCCTGGTGGAGCTCCACCTGGGGAAGATGGGGATGACCGACACCGGGATGGAGAGGCTGACTGAAGGCCTGCTGCTCAACCACAGCCTGCGCTACCTGGACCTGCGCTG tAACCGTGTGACTCGTGACGGCTTGAGTCTTCTCGCCAAGGTGCTGAAGCACAACCCGACCCTGGAGGTCATTGATCTGTCGTCCAATCGGATTGAAGATGAAGGTGCTGTGTACCTGAGCGAGGCTGTGGCCTGGCCAGGCTGCGTCCTGAGAGA gcTGTCTGTCAGCAGTAACAACATCAGGACGGAGGGTCTGCTGTCTCTGGCTCAGGCCATGAAAGTTAACAAAACTCTGAGCCACATCTACATCTGGGGAAACCACCTGGAAGAGCCCGTCTGTCAG GCCTTCGGAGAGCTGATGACCAGCGGCCGTCTGcctccagagcagacagacgtCAGCGCCTACGAGGTGGACGGTCAGGTGTTTCTCGCTGAGCTCACCCACAGTTTGAGGAGACACTATTACAGTACAGACAGCGACGGTACAGACACATCCAACCATCGctaa
- the lrrc34 gene encoding leucine-rich repeat-containing protein 34 isoform X3, with product MFNNIQTNGADVLAKSLQYNSTLLSLGLSGNKIENRGAMHLASMLQVNNTLKELQLADCDLATQSVIAFAIMLKSNSSLHSVDISRPLLFSHQEEWAVHFSEMLVLNSSLVELHLGKMGMTDTGMERLTEGLLLNHSLRYLDLRCNRVTRDGLSLLAKVLKHNPTLEVIDLSSNRIEDEGAVYLSEAVAWPGCVLRELSVSSNNIRTEGLLSLAQAMKVNKTLSHIYIWGNHLEEPVCQAFGELMTSGRLPPEQTDVSAYEVDGQVFLAELTHSLRRHYYSTDSDGTDTSNHR from the exons ATGTTCAACAACATCCAGACAAATGGAGCTGACGTTCTCGCCAAGAGTCTGCAG TATAACAGCACCTTGCTCTCTCTCGGACTGTCAGGGAATAAGATTGAGAACAGAGGAGCCATGCACCTGGCCAGCATGCTGCAGGTGAACAACACcctgaaggagctgcagctggctgaCTGCGacctg gccaCTCAGAGTGTGATAGCGTTCGCCATCATGTTGAAGAGCAACAGCAGTCTTCACTCTGTAGACATCAGCCGGCCGCTGCTCTTCAGCCACCAg gaggagtGGGCGGTGCACTTCTCTGAGATGCTGGTGCTGAACAGCAGCCTGGTGGAGCTCCACCTGGGGAAGATGGGGATGACCGACACCGGGATGGAGAGGCTGACTGAAGGCCTGCTGCTCAACCACAGCCTGCGCTACCTGGACCTGCGCTG tAACCGTGTGACTCGTGACGGCTTGAGTCTTCTCGCCAAGGTGCTGAAGCACAACCCGACCCTGGAGGTCATTGATCTGTCGTCCAATCGGATTGAAGATGAAGGTGCTGTGTACCTGAGCGAGGCTGTGGCCTGGCCAGGCTGCGTCCTGAGAGA gcTGTCTGTCAGCAGTAACAACATCAGGACGGAGGGTCTGCTGTCTCTGGCTCAGGCCATGAAAGTTAACAAAACTCTGAGCCACATCTACATCTGGGGAAACCACCTGGAAGAGCCCGTCTGTCAG GCCTTCGGAGAGCTGATGACCAGCGGCCGTCTGcctccagagcagacagacgtCAGCGCCTACGAGGTGGACGGTCAGGTGTTTCTCGCTGAGCTCACCCACAGTTTGAGGAGACACTATTACAGTACAGACAGCGACGGTACAGACACATCCAACCATCGctaa
- the lrrc31 gene encoding leucine-rich repeat-containing protein 31 — protein sequence MESAEGQRGRDGGSQRRSPLDVIMSQIRRKRTASDRKPLGRLLSWSSDRTGIPEDGETEGREERGQSSVAADTTDGERDVGWGRVRVFLQRLGKKADSRSLRLAHCDLTATDLLELATLLQFLPQLEELDVSWNELIGGCLEALTSHLRHVGGIRALKLCGCRLNADDITALGEALGCLPFLESLDLSWNSGVGGGALQGLLGKPPPSLRELHLVSCQLTAADATVLGGMVSALHRLCVLDVSCNPQLTQEVDGGGFRALTSSLCHAASLTTLRLQACGLTADSLEALSGSLHCLPSVRELDLSCNKSLSGGLERLSLHLAHLTHLESLDLHLCCLTHADLEALIQVLPSLTALTELDVSSNKEAGGVVHSLVSALPLTQMRRLPLNSCSLNAESFTALALAVPYLRSVDVSWCKVVGGRLALLLDALQPSVILELRLSSCDLTTDDLRHLAAVCRRGCLSSLRVLDLSYNGSVGDEGWSSLLAAGGLGSLEDLDLSLRPLTSASCSVWLPTLLCALPRLPALTRLALQRWTIGSQDRQQLSHGLRKRSVMLEWDPPNRDTAVATNQESPEESRPEE from the exons ATGGAGTCTGCAG AGGGTCAGCGGGGGCGGGACGGCGGCAGTCAGAGGCGCTCTCCTCTTGACGTCATCATGAGCCAGATCCGCAGGAAGCGCACGGCCTCAGACAGGAAGCCGCTGGGACGCCTCCTGTCCTGGAGCTCGGACCGGACGGGGATCCCCGAGGACGGAGAGACGGAGGGccgggaggagagaggacagagctCAG ttgcTGCTGACACGACAGACGGCGAGCGGGACGTCGGCTGGGGGCGAGTGCGAGTTTTCCTTCAGAGACTCGGGAAGAAAGCCGACAGCAGGAGCCTCCGCCTGGCTCACTGCGATCTCACCGCTACAGACCTGCTGGAGCTAG CCACGTTGCTCCAGTTTCTCcctcagctggaggagctggacgtCTCCTGGAACGAGCTGATTGGCGGATGTCTGGAAGCGCTGACCTCTCACCTCCGACATGTGGGCGGGATCAGAGCGCTGAAGCTCTGCGGCTGTAGGCTGAACGCTGATGACATCACGGCACTGG gtgaaGCTCTCGGCTGCCTGCCTTTCTTGGAGAGCCTCGATTTATCGTGGAACAGTGGCGTCGGGGGTGGCGCCCTGCAAGGCCTGCTGGGTAAACCTCCCCCATCACTGAGGGAGCTCCACCTGGTGTCCTGCCAGCTCACTGCGGCTGATGCTACTGTACTGG GAGGAATGGTGTCTGCGCTCCACAGACTCTGTGTGTTGGACGTCTCCTGTAATCCTCAGCTCACACAGGAAGTGGACGGCGGCGGCTTCAGAGCGCTGACCTCCTCGCTCTGTCATGCTGCCTCCCTCACCACGCTACGGCTACAGGCCTGTGGTCTGACGGCAGACAGCCTCGAAGCTCTCA GTGGTTCGCTCCACTGCCTCCCCTCAGTGCGAGAGTTGGACCTGTCCTGTAACAAAAGTCTGTCTGGAGGACTGGAGCGGCTCTCTCTCCACCTGGCTCACCTCACACACCTAGAGAGCCTCGACCTTCACCTCTGCTGTCTAACGCACGCCGACCTGGAGGCCCTGA TCCAGGTGCTTCCCTCTCTGACGGCGCTGACGGAGCTTGACGTGTCGTCCAATAAGGAGGCAGGGGGCGTGGTCCACTCACTGGTCTCCGCCCTCCCTCTGACACAGATGAGGCGTCTGCCGCTCAACAGCTGCAGCCTGAACGCAGAGTCCTTCACTGCTCTGG ccctGGCCGTGCCGTACCTGCGCAGCGTGGATGTTTCCTGGTGTAAAGTGGTTGGGGGTCGTTTGGCGTTGCTCCTGGACGCTCTGCAGCCGTCAGTCATCCTGGAGCTCCGCCTCAGCAGCTGTGACCTCACCACAGACGACCTGCGTCACCTGG ctgctgtgtgcagaCGTGGatgtctgtcctctctgaggGTGCTGGACTTGTCCTACAATGGCTCCGTAGGTGACGAAGGCTGGTCCTCCCTGTTGGCAGCAGGAGGCCTGGGCTCGCTGGAGGACTTAGATCTCAGCTtgcgacctttgacctctgcttcctgctcaGTCTGGCTGCCGACGCTGCTCTGCGCTCTGCCTCGACTTCCTGCGCTGACTCGCCTGGCGCTGCAGCGCTGGACGATCGGCTCtcaggacagacagcagctgagcCACGgcctgaggaagaggagcgtgATGCTGGAGTGGGATCCACCCAATAGGGACACAGCAGTGGCAACCAATCAGGAGAGCCCAGAGGAGAGTCGCCCTGAGGAGTAG